A genome region from Phycisphaeraceae bacterium includes the following:
- a CDS encoding M20/M25/M40 family metallo-hydrolase: MASDAPMPRGAWIVGALGAIVLAAALLWHHQPRSPMASKELLTELLGDGSPHPVGSEAGAAFAARVAEALRDTGAAVEIQDDMIAGPGGAPLRIINVLGRIHGTSNGPATLLTAHHDSVAAGPGAADDGAGVVSVIEAARKLAREGTNRDVIFLLTDGEEVGLFGAITFALGHPWFDEVGSVVNLDARGSSGPCHIFQIGYGQRALVEILRDSVPRPVASSVANEVYRNMGNDTDFTIYLKAGLPGFNLAFIGDVQHYHQPSDTPENLHAGSLAHMQETALALVRALDRADPIPSKRPGGVDELRRRFAEGDPRAVSQLRRGDFKAPVDPTAQSFASFAQRWVLTFDVGLVPWFAGATGVLLLFALTVAWWRGLLGCVAFLGAIGRLLLLVSAIGGATAIVALGMGVVGWREGSGWVGGIWPVPAWPWFAALWTVAFVTGVALWQLVPARSAWANVAAGVSLVAALLISISLLIPATAAMLLPPVVISAIGLLLGATLPLVAAGISAMLVASVALWAMVAVVIPLEPSLIDAIGFGAGPAVVAWRPLLVVAVFCILLRGATRRGVPSEPAADARTSSAPAPLPLAASSSSLAPLPIEAPLALEAPIPSEAPLPVDDDPRPKRDRSEWRP, encoded by the coding sequence ATGGCGTCGGATGCTCCAATGCCGCGAGGCGCATGGATCGTGGGTGCGCTCGGCGCGATCGTGCTGGCGGCGGCGCTGCTCTGGCACCACCAGCCCCGATCGCCGATGGCCTCGAAGGAGCTGCTGACCGAGCTTCTGGGCGATGGATCGCCTCACCCGGTCGGCTCGGAGGCGGGCGCGGCGTTCGCAGCGCGCGTGGCCGAGGCGCTTCGGGACACCGGAGCGGCGGTCGAGATCCAGGATGACATGATTGCGGGCCCCGGAGGCGCACCTCTCAGGATCATCAATGTCCTCGGTCGCATTCATGGCACGAGCAATGGTCCAGCGACATTGCTCACGGCCCACCATGACTCGGTGGCCGCCGGGCCCGGTGCGGCCGACGACGGCGCTGGAGTGGTGAGTGTCATCGAGGCGGCGCGCAAACTGGCGCGCGAAGGCACCAACCGCGATGTCATCTTCCTGCTCACCGATGGCGAGGAGGTCGGCCTCTTCGGCGCCATCACCTTTGCCCTCGGCCACCCGTGGTTCGACGAAGTGGGCAGCGTGGTGAACCTCGACGCGCGGGGCAGTTCGGGACCGTGCCACATCTTCCAGATCGGGTACGGTCAGCGCGCGCTCGTGGAGATCCTGCGAGACAGCGTTCCACGCCCGGTGGCGTCGTCAGTTGCGAATGAGGTCTATCGCAACATGGGCAACGACACCGACTTCACCATCTATCTCAAGGCGGGGCTGCCGGGCTTCAACCTCGCGTTCATCGGCGATGTCCAGCACTATCACCAGCCGAGCGACACGCCGGAGAATCTCCATGCGGGGTCGCTTGCGCACATGCAGGAGACCGCGCTCGCGCTCGTGCGAGCCCTTGACCGCGCCGATCCGATTCCAAGTAAGCGGCCTGGGGGAGTGGATGAACTTCGCAGGCGCTTCGCCGAAGGCGATCCGCGCGCGGTGTCACAGTTGCGCCGAGGCGACTTCAAGGCGCCCGTTGATCCGACGGCGCAGAGCTTCGCCTCCTTCGCGCAGCGCTGGGTGCTCACCTTCGATGTCGGGCTCGTCCCATGGTTTGCCGGAGCTACGGGCGTGCTGCTTCTGTTTGCCTTGACCGTGGCGTGGTGGCGAGGCCTGCTGGGATGCGTCGCTTTCCTCGGCGCGATAGGGCGCCTTCTGCTGCTTGTCTCTGCGATTGGCGGCGCGACCGCCATCGTGGCCCTGGGCATGGGCGTCGTTGGCTGGAGAGAAGGCAGCGGTTGGGTTGGCGGGATCTGGCCGGTTCCGGCGTGGCCATGGTTTGCGGCACTCTGGACCGTGGCGTTCGTGACCGGAGTTGCGCTCTGGCAGCTTGTTCCGGCGCGGTCGGCGTGGGCGAATGTCGCCGCGGGAGTGAGTCTCGTTGCGGCGCTCCTGATTTCGATCTCGCTGCTCATTCCGGCAACGGCGGCGATGCTGCTCCCGCCGGTCGTGATCTCGGCGATCGGGCTGCTGCTCGGCGCGACGCTGCCGCTGGTCGCCGCCGGTATCTCGGCCATGCTGGTTGCATCAGTGGCGCTCTGGGCCATGGTGGCGGTGGTGATCCCGCTCGAGCCCTCGCTCATCGATGCGATCGGCTTCGGCGCGGGGCCTGCGGTCGTGGCATGGCGACCGCTGCTCGTGGTGGCCGTCTTCTGCATTCTGCTTCGAGGGGCGACTCGGCGCGGTGTGCCGAGTGAACCTGCTGCGGATGCTCGGACAAGCAGCGCGCCCGCGCCGCTGCCACTTGCGGCTTCGTCCTCGTCTCTCGCCCCGCTCCCCATCGAGGCGCCGCTTGCCCTTGAGGCCCCGATACCGTCGGAAGCGCCACTCCCCGTGGATGACGACCCGCGCCCCAAACGAGATCGAAGCGAGTGGCGCCCGTGA
- a CDS encoding gamma-glutamyltransferase family protein has protein sequence MCGRSAVATSQPLAAQVGMEILAQGGNAVDAAIATAAALTVVEPVSNGLGSDAFAIVWDGARVHGLNGSGRSPSSASLERLNGAAAVPSLGWAPITVPGAVSSWAALHQRFGSRPFESLLRPAVELARQGYPVSPMCAAAWSRAMERYRALEWAEPWRATFAPGGRAPRPGEIVTLPDHAATLEAIARSTGRELYGGALAQAIVRASHEAGGWISRDDLEAHEPLWQEPWSIDFHGASIHEMPPNGQGVAALQAIAICEGFERACKGDEAGLAAHRRIEAVRRALSDASECVADPDLGVERARSLISPESIAAARRAIAPDRAAPQGRTAWCVGGTVYLCAADAGGVMVSFIQSNYEGFGSGVVIPGTGIAMQNRGACFSTEPGHANVYGPSKRPYQTIIPGFITRGGNALAAFGVMGGFMQPQGHLQVVERMIVEGHHPQAALDAPRWQVLPDGRVALEHGLAPLADSLRRRGHRVEVCGEDDDPAVPRPFFGGGQVILRLDSGVVIAGSDFRRDGLAVVR, from the coding sequence ATGTGCGGTCGCTCGGCGGTCGCCACCAGTCAACCGCTCGCGGCACAGGTCGGCATGGAGATCCTTGCGCAGGGAGGGAACGCGGTCGATGCGGCGATCGCCACCGCTGCGGCGTTGACCGTGGTCGAACCGGTGTCCAACGGTCTCGGCTCCGACGCGTTCGCGATCGTGTGGGATGGCGCCCGCGTGCATGGCCTCAATGGAAGTGGACGCTCGCCGTCGTCCGCTTCGCTCGAACGACTCAATGGTGCTGCGGCGGTGCCGTCACTCGGCTGGGCGCCGATCACGGTTCCGGGCGCGGTGTCGTCGTGGGCCGCGCTCCATCAGCGCTTTGGTTCGCGCCCCTTCGAGAGCCTGCTTCGGCCCGCGGTTGAACTCGCGCGGCAGGGCTATCCCGTCTCGCCCATGTGCGCCGCGGCGTGGAGTCGAGCGATGGAGCGCTACCGCGCTCTCGAATGGGCCGAGCCGTGGCGCGCGACCTTCGCTCCAGGCGGCCGGGCACCGCGGCCCGGCGAGATCGTCACCCTTCCCGATCATGCGGCGACACTTGAAGCGATCGCGAGGTCCACCGGGCGCGAGCTCTACGGCGGCGCATTGGCCCAGGCGATCGTGCGGGCGTCGCACGAAGCGGGCGGCTGGATCTCCCGCGACGATCTCGAAGCGCATGAGCCGCTCTGGCAGGAGCCATGGTCGATCGACTTCCACGGCGCCTCGATCCATGAGATGCCGCCGAACGGACAGGGCGTCGCGGCGCTTCAGGCGATTGCGATCTGCGAGGGTTTCGAGCGGGCATGCAAGGGTGATGAAGCCGGTCTCGCCGCGCATCGCCGCATCGAGGCGGTGCGCCGCGCACTCAGCGATGCCTCGGAGTGCGTCGCCGATCCAGATCTCGGTGTCGAGCGGGCCCGATCGCTCATCTCACCGGAGTCGATTGCCGCCGCGCGACGAGCGATTGCGCCCGACCGCGCGGCACCGCAGGGCCGAACGGCGTGGTGTGTCGGAGGAACCGTCTATCTCTGCGCCGCCGATGCGGGGGGCGTGATGGTCAGCTTCATACAGAGCAACTACGAAGGTTTCGGTTCCGGCGTCGTGATTCCGGGCACGGGCATCGCGATGCAGAATCGGGGAGCGTGCTTCTCGACGGAGCCCGGCCACGCCAATGTCTACGGTCCCTCGAAGCGACCGTATCAGACGATCATTCCCGGTTTCATCACTCGAGGGGGCAATGCGCTCGCCGCCTTCGGCGTGATGGGTGGCTTCATGCAGCCGCAGGGACACCTTCAGGTGGTCGAGCGCATGATTGTTGAGGGACATCATCCGCAGGCAGCTCTCGATGCCCCGCGGTGGCAGGTTCTGCCCGACGGTCGCGTTGCGCTTGAACATGGTCTCGCGCCGCTCGCCGACTCTCTCAGGCGTCGTGGTCACCGCGTCGAGGTGTGCGGCGAGGACGACGATCCCGCTGTCCCTCGCCCGTTCTTCGGCGGCGGTCAGGTCATTCTGCGGCTCGACTCGGGCGTGGTGATCGCAGGCAGCGACTTCCGCCGGGATGGCCTGGCCGTGGTGCGCTGA
- a CDS encoding PDZ domain-containing protein — MQLNPILIMAATASIGSVTAAQVPTAPPMTASSKVKIVNLSGADATDDVPIDVILNMIGDDEGPGRIIQWAFPDGRGGDDMPPIAVTLRAMMDGAQNDVLLRRFNFDATGAEERREDAAFLGVSTEAISSETAAQLPIRRGTGLLVTTVTEGSPAAAAGLTRLDVLAKLDDQLLINSEQLAALIRSYQPGDAVTLTVYRGGREQRITTTLGSRLQPVLGPGGRRASLGFDDDMPISVMLRDENSNDLAPRLVELIRGSAVVAPGAAGGDALHRSSSNAGERTRGSAVAPPARGSKSVSSQSNDGGSAQGSASGSTRDSGGSSRSSSSNDTSRMVRQARDSASSSSRTEQIVWDDGTTRIERTRGPESDLVRIVQSGREMYRGPMPHQSGRGALPTDIQRKLAEFEAMAIPTPPSPPPAPPAPRAGSAATPPPPPPPPPPAP; from the coding sequence ATGCAACTGAACCCCATCCTCATCATGGCCGCCACCGCGTCGATCGGTTCGGTCACCGCCGCCCAAGTTCCGACGGCTCCTCCCATGACGGCTTCGTCGAAGGTCAAGATCGTCAATCTCTCCGGGGCGGACGCCACTGACGATGTGCCGATCGATGTCATTCTGAACATGATCGGCGACGACGAAGGTCCGGGGCGCATCATCCAATGGGCCTTCCCCGATGGCCGTGGCGGTGACGACATGCCGCCCATCGCGGTCACGCTTCGAGCGATGATGGATGGTGCCCAGAACGATGTGCTGCTTCGCCGATTCAACTTCGATGCAACGGGAGCTGAGGAGCGGCGGGAAGACGCGGCATTTCTCGGTGTGAGCACCGAGGCGATTTCGTCAGAGACGGCGGCGCAACTTCCGATTCGCCGCGGAACGGGCCTGCTCGTCACCACGGTGACTGAGGGAAGCCCCGCCGCCGCGGCGGGGCTCACTCGACTCGATGTTCTCGCGAAGCTCGATGATCAACTGCTCATCAACTCAGAGCAACTTGCGGCGCTCATCCGGAGCTATCAGCCTGGGGACGCAGTCACGCTGACCGTCTATCGCGGCGGTCGCGAGCAGCGGATCACAACGACGCTGGGGTCACGACTTCAGCCGGTCCTCGGCCCGGGAGGCCGACGCGCATCGCTGGGGTTTGATGACGATATGCCCATCAGTGTGATGCTGCGAGACGAGAACTCGAATGACCTCGCGCCGCGCCTTGTTGAGTTGATTCGCGGCTCGGCGGTTGTCGCGCCAGGAGCGGCTGGGGGAGATGCACTCCATCGCAGTTCATCGAATGCCGGAGAGCGCACTCGAGGGAGCGCCGTCGCGCCCCCGGCGCGCGGTTCGAAGAGCGTCTCAAGCCAGAGCAACGATGGAGGTTCGGCCCAGGGCTCAGCCAGCGGTTCGACTCGCGATTCCGGTGGCTCGAGCCGAAGCTCTTCCTCCAATGACACTTCACGCATGGTCAGGCAGGCGCGCGACTCCGCATCGAGCAGCTCGCGGACCGAGCAGATCGTCTGGGACGATGGCACGACTCGCATCGAGCGCACGCGCGGTCCGGAAAGCGACCTTGTTCGAATCGTGCAGTCCGGTCGGGAGATGTACCGGGGACCGATGCCCCATCAGAGTGGACGCGGCGCCCTGCCCACCGACATCCAGCGCAAGCTCGCTGAGTTCGAGGCCATGGCGATTCCGACGCCACCCTCGCCGCCGCCAGCCCCACCCGCACCGCGGGCCGGGAGCGCTGCGACACCACCACCACCACCACCACCGCCGCCGCCCGCGCCCTGA
- a CDS encoding sigma-70 family RNA polymerase sigma factor, translating to MFHLTMARDRQIAELYRQHAQGLFSVGLAILRDSAAAEDAVHDAVSRLLASTRAERDPVAYLYAAVRNAARDLLRRRKVRSAQPIDEGLFEDALFDDSIPAERSDLRRALATAMDALPPEQQEVLLMRAVGRLGFEQIAAAVGAPLGTVASRYSRGVEALRHQLQEVVQ from the coding sequence GTGTTCCATCTGACCATGGCTCGTGACCGGCAGATTGCAGAGCTCTACCGACAGCACGCGCAGGGTCTCTTCAGTGTCGGCCTCGCGATCCTTCGCGACTCAGCCGCCGCCGAAGATGCGGTCCATGACGCAGTGAGCCGGCTGCTTGCCTCGACACGAGCGGAGCGCGATCCAGTGGCGTACCTCTACGCGGCGGTTCGCAACGCCGCGCGGGATCTCCTGCGTCGCCGCAAGGTGCGCAGCGCACAGCCGATCGACGAAGGCCTCTTCGAGGATGCCCTCTTCGACGACTCGATTCCCGCCGAGCGATCTGACTTGCGACGCGCGCTTGCAACGGCCATGGACGCGCTTCCACCGGAGCAGCAGGAAGTTCTCCTGATGCGAGCCGTCGGTCGCCTCGGATTCGAACAGATTGCCGCCGCTGTCGGTGCCCCGCTGGGCACCGTCGCGTCGCGGTACTCGCGCGGCGTCGAAGCGCTGCGCCATCAACTTCAGGAGGTGGTGCAATGA
- a CDS encoding 23S rRNA (adenine(2503)-C(2))-methyltransferase RlmN, with the protein MSATPLPIMGAASIGSDANRASLRLDPFSMTSADFVTAAREREWSWEKALAAYRAVHRKGRLPDDALPHAEVRTPAITRTIVDGTTLKFTLDVGDGLETESVVIPMPHTGGGFSRTLCVSSQIGCAMGCTFCETAQMGLLRSLSPREIVAQWFVARHLVEHSLGDEDAPDATGDRAITGEPGSLRRGFEIKNIVFMGMGEPMDNLDAVLAAVEILTDRNGPCVAASNISISTVGRTDGIRRLGAFIRRPGFHRLNLAVSLNAPNDEIRSRIMPINRAEPLATLMAALREFPRRPTAAICVEYVLIPGVNDAPEHCDQVCALLKGLRSSLNVIPYNPRRDSPWRAPTEDETQRFISRAVANGQFCKRRQTKGRGAMAACGQLGNESIRRRRRVDPRPASEGVDSTAPE; encoded by the coding sequence GTGAGCGCCACGCCGCTGCCGATCATGGGTGCGGCCAGCATCGGGAGTGACGCGAATCGCGCCTCGTTGCGGCTCGACCCCTTCTCCATGACGAGCGCCGACTTCGTGACTGCCGCGCGCGAGCGAGAGTGGTCATGGGAGAAGGCGCTCGCGGCCTACCGCGCAGTACATCGCAAGGGCCGCCTGCCCGATGACGCGCTCCCCCATGCCGAAGTTCGCACGCCGGCGATCACGCGCACGATCGTCGACGGAACCACGCTGAAGTTCACGCTCGATGTCGGCGACGGGCTCGAGACCGAGTCGGTGGTGATTCCGATGCCTCACACCGGCGGAGGTTTCTCACGCACGCTCTGTGTCTCAAGCCAGATCGGTTGTGCCATGGGGTGCACCTTCTGCGAGACCGCTCAGATGGGCCTGCTGCGCTCCCTTTCGCCGCGGGAGATCGTGGCGCAGTGGTTCGTCGCGCGACACCTCGTCGAACACTCGCTTGGCGATGAGGATGCCCCGGATGCGACCGGCGATCGAGCCATCACGGGCGAGCCGGGCTCACTGCGCCGAGGCTTCGAGATCAAGAACATCGTCTTCATGGGAATGGGTGAACCCATGGACAACCTCGACGCGGTCCTTGCGGCGGTCGAGATCCTGACCGATCGCAATGGACCGTGCGTTGCCGCGAGCAACATCTCGATTTCGACGGTTGGTCGCACCGACGGCATTCGCCGACTGGGCGCGTTCATCCGGAGGCCCGGCTTCCACCGGCTGAATCTCGCGGTGAGTCTCAACGCGCCCAACGACGAGATCCGCTCCCGGATCATGCCCATCAATCGCGCCGAGCCGCTCGCAACACTGATGGCGGCGCTGCGGGAGTTCCCCCGTCGTCCAACGGCGGCGATCTGCGTCGAGTATGTCCTGATCCCCGGCGTGAATGATGCGCCGGAGCACTGCGACCAGGTTTGTGCCCTCCTGAAGGGCCTGCGCAGCTCGCTCAATGTGATTCCCTACAACCCCCGACGCGACTCGCCGTGGCGCGCACCGACCGAGGATGAGACACAGCGCTTCATCAGTCGCGCTGTGGCCAACGGTCAATTCTGCAAGCGTCGCCAGACCAAGGGGCGCGGCGCGATGGCAGCCTGCGGACAGCTTGGCAATGAGTCGATCCGCCGACGACGAAGAGTCGATCCCCGGCCTGCTTCGGAGGGCGTCGACTCAACGGCGCCTGAGTGA
- a CDS encoding lipid-A-disaccharide synthase N-terminal domain-containing protein — protein sequence MAALMEPLLLLASGLPESAARPWVYRLLNIESAAGFVWVSIGVIGQVVFSGRMVVQWIQSERRRESVVTPVFWWMSLVGSIMLILYFSWRRDLVGVLGQGAFFIYVRNLMLIARHKQRQLAAEVAAEGSDQP from the coding sequence ATGGCCGCCCTGATGGAACCCCTGCTTCTCCTCGCCTCCGGGCTCCCGGAGAGCGCGGCCCGGCCATGGGTCTACCGCCTCCTGAACATCGAGAGCGCCGCGGGGTTCGTCTGGGTCTCGATCGGCGTGATCGGGCAGGTCGTCTTTTCAGGACGCATGGTGGTCCAGTGGATCCAGTCGGAGCGGCGCCGCGAGAGCGTCGTCACACCAGTCTTCTGGTGGATGAGCCTGGTCGGATCGATCATGCTCATCCTCTACTTCTCGTGGCGGCGCGACCTCGTGGGAGTGCTCGGCCAGGGAGCGTTCTTCATCTATGTGAGGAACCTGATGCTCATCGCCCGTCACAAGCAGAGGCAGTTGGCGGCGGAAGTCGCCGCCGAGGGGAGCGATCAACCGTGA
- a CDS encoding 2Fe-2S iron-sulfur cluster binding domain-containing protein yields the protein MHFRRNDDHEHGPPIVPVKFILEDPAGLTNTEQTEWSLMGGEGESLLEIALDHGINIEHACGGVCACSTCHVYIEEGMKDLTEATEAEEDRVEEAPAIQRNSRLACQCELKGKGPIIVRVPAWNRNAIKEVPH from the coding sequence ATGCACTTCCGACGCAATGACGACCATGAGCACGGCCCGCCCATCGTTCCGGTCAAGTTCATTCTTGAGGACCCTGCGGGTCTGACGAACACCGAGCAGACGGAGTGGTCGCTGATGGGTGGCGAGGGGGAGTCGCTTCTCGAGATCGCGCTCGATCATGGCATTAACATCGAGCACGCCTGCGGTGGGGTCTGCGCCTGCTCAACCTGCCATGTCTACATCGAGGAGGGCATGAAGGACCTCACTGAGGCGACCGAGGCGGAGGAAGATCGCGTTGAAGAGGCTCCGGCCATTCAGCGCAACAGCCGGCTTGCCTGCCAGTGCGAGTTGAAGGGCAAGGGACCGATCATCGTGCGCGTGCCCGCGTGGAATCGCAACGCCATCAAGGAAGTGCCGCACTGA
- the iscX gene encoding Fe-S cluster assembly protein IscX, giving the protein MSQSERLHWLDVERLGEELAERHPDIDPMTIAFPRLKALVVSLPMFEEQPGHPCNERILEAIQQAWLDELN; this is encoded by the coding sequence ATGTCCCAGTCGGAGCGCCTCCATTGGCTCGATGTGGAGCGGCTCGGCGAAGAGTTGGCCGAGCGGCACCCCGACATCGATCCGATGACCATCGCGTTTCCGCGCCTGAAGGCGCTGGTGGTTTCGCTGCCCATGTTCGAGGAGCAGCCCGGTCATCCATGCAACGAGCGCATTCTCGAGGCCATCCAGCAGGCCTGGCTCGACGAACTGAATTAG